The following are encoded in a window of Carya illinoinensis cultivar Pawnee chromosome 15, C.illinoinensisPawnee_v1, whole genome shotgun sequence genomic DNA:
- the LOC122296478 gene encoding UPF0481 protein At3g47200-like, with amino-acid sequence MAQKLFCTATHTADDSIKKEDHQIELKLKELIINIPPEPKEPPRWPDCCIYRVPKRLRELREEAYTPRLVSIGPFHCKKKDQFKDMEQQKVRYFWSFCKRTGKSSKDLACIIERDENKIRQRYSENFDGILREDFVTMILLDAIFILELFLRKSDSKNHEEDYILSQPCMERGIQHDLLLLENQLPFFVLEQLYQNGEPNTEKPTVLDLSYRFFGDLYTRNWQPNQPKKCENHVKQCFTDLVRCGCPRQEHQKATSPVHPKPQHFTDLVRLFFFPPEPEHGMCTDGFRPNQEQEDENKKPEPKLSMCSDCFRPDQEQEDENKRQGTVQRNKHLLGTATKLDEAGLKFTRPDSKRHLLEIQFRENICLEMFPCFNLSWLLSCLPCLKSTCLVDMQRFLEVPPLLLDDKTEGLFRNLMALEQCHYPNETYVCDYFVLLDDLITTKEDVRLLVEKKIIVNELGSSTAVTNLVNNLALEIEENGSHYTELCGKLNKYYESNWNRLVGTLTRVYFSDIFKGTATIVGIIVLLLTLWNFHRLLRLSAANIGKF; translated from the coding sequence ATGGCACAGAAATTGTTCTGCACTGCAACACACACAGCCGATGATTCCATTAAAAAAGAAGATCATCAAATTGAACTCAAACTCAAAGAGCTGATCATAAACATTCCACCGGAGCCAAAGGAGCCTCCTCGTTGGCCTGACTGCTGTATCTACAGGGTTCCCAAGAGACTTCGCGAGCTCAGAGAAGAGGCCTACACCCCTCGTCTCGTTTCTATCGGTCCTTTTCATTGCAAGAAAAAAGATCAGTTTAAGGACATGGAGCAACAAAAAGTCAGATATTTTTGGTCTTTCTGTAAACGTACTGGGAAAAGCAGCAAGGATCTTGCATGCATCATCGAGCGCGATGAAAATAAAATCCGCCAGCGCTATTCAGAGAACTTTGATGGTATACTCCGTGAAGACTTTGTAACGATGATTCTACTGGATGCTATCTTTATACTTGAGCTCTTCCTCAGGAAATCTGATAGTAAAAATCATGAAGAAGATTATATATTAAGCCAACCGTGCATGGAACGCGGCATACAGCATGACCTGCTTCTACTCGAGAATCAGCTTCCTTTCTTTGTTCTTGAGCAGTTATACCAAAATGGGGAACCCAATACAGAAAAGCCAACTGTTCTTGACCTCTCTTATAGGTTTTTTGGTGATCTCTATACTCGTAATTGGCAGCCAAATCAGCCCAAGAAGTGTGAAAATCATGTAAAGCAGTGTTTCACAGATTTGGTGCGATGCGGTTGCCCTCGACAAGAACACCAAAAAGCAACCTCACCAGTACACCCCAAACCCCAGCATTTCACAGATTTGGTgagactttttttctttccacccGAACCCGAACATGGCATGTGCACTGATGGTTtccgtccaaaccaagaacaaGAAGACGAAAATAAGAAACCCGAACCCAAGCTTTCCATGTGCTCAGATTGTTTCCGCCCAGACCAAGAACAAGAAGACGAAAATAAAAGACAAGGCACGGTTCAACGAAATAAACACCTACTTGGTACCGCAACAAAGCTTGACGAGGCAGGGTTGAAATTCACTAGGCCAGATTCAAAAAGACATTTACTTGAAATACAATTTCGGGAGAATATCTGCTTAGAAATGTTCCCGTGCTTCAATCTCTCATGGCTCTTGTCTTGCTTACCATGCCTGAAAAGCACTTGCTTGGTCGATATGCAACGTTTCTTGGAAGTCCCACCCCTTCTGTTAGACGACAAAACCGAAGGTCTTTTCCGAAACCTCATGGCCTTGGAGCAGTGCCATTATCCAAATGAAACTTACGTCTGCGATTACTTTGTGTTGTTGGATGATCTTATCACAACTAAAGAAGATGTAAGGTTGCTTGTTGAAAAGAAGATCATTGTTAACGAGTTAGGTTCCAGCACTGCAGTGACGAATCTGGTTAACAACCTCGCCCTGGAGATTGAAGAAAATGGAAGCCATTACACCGAGCTCTGTGGAAAGCTTAATAAGTACTACGAAAGCAATTGGAATCGTCTGGTGGGAACGTTGACTCGGGTGTATTTCTCAGACATTTTTAAAGGCACTGCTACTATTGTTGGAATTATTGTCCTGCTTCTCACTTTGTGGAATTTCCACAGGCTCCTTAGATTGAGTGCTGCCAACATCGGCAAGTTCTAG